The Burkholderia mayonis genome window below encodes:
- a CDS encoding indolepyruvate ferredoxin oxidoreductase family protein has translation MNAPLDAGQRASLEAALQSVTLDDKYTLERGRAYMSGIQALVRLPMLQQERDRAAGLNTAGFISGYRGSPLGGLDLSLWKAKQHLAAHRIVFQPGLNEDLAATAVWGSQQVNLYPGAKHDGVFAMWYGKGPGVDRTGDVFKHANSAGSAPHGGVLVLAGDDHAAKSSTLAHQSEHIFKACGLPVLFPSNVQEYLDFGLHGWAMSRYSGLWVALKCVTDVVESSASVDIDPHRTEIVLPSDFIMPDGGLNIRWPDPPLVQEARLLDYKWYAALAYVRANKLDRIEIDSPNARFGIVTGGKAYLDVRQALVDLGLDDETCARIGIRLYKVGCVWPLEAQGAQAFARGLDEILVVEEKRQILEYAIKEELYNWPDGQRPRVFGKFDEKDGAGGEWSVPMGNWLLPAHYELSPAIIAKAIATRLDKFELPSDVRARIAARIAVINAKETALAKPHVTIERKPWFCSGCPHNTSTNVPDGSRAIAGIGCHYMTVWMDRSTSTFSQMGGEGVPWIGQAPFTDEKHVFANLGDGTYFHSGLLAIRAAIASKANITYKILYNDAVAMTGGQPVDGVLTVPQITHQLASEGAKRIVIVTDEPQKYDGHTSLLAPGVTIHHRDRFDDVQRALREIEGTTILIYDQTCATEKRRRRKRGAYPDPAKRVVINEAVCEGCGDCSVQSNCLSVEPLETEFGTKRQINQSTCNKDFSCVKGFCPSFVTIEGGKLRKPKAASADARALPPIPEPALPAIDRAYGVLVTGVGGTGVVTIGALLGMAAHLESKGVTVLDVTGLAQKGGAVMSHVQISYAPADIHATRIAMGEADLVIGCDAIVTAGDECTSRMRHGVTRVVVNSAKTPTAEFIKNPKWSFPGASAELDIRAAAGDAVDLVDASRFAVALLGDAIYTNPFVLGYAWQRGWLPLTHASLVRAIELNGVQVEQNRAAFEWGRRAAFDPASVRAGAAGGVQAGATVISLHTKKAIDALIATRVEHLSAYQNAAYAARFSAAVHKVREAERTLGADTAQEPLTEAVVRNLYKLMAYKDEYEVARLQSDPAFAAKLAEQFEGDWKLRFHLAPPLFAKKDARGRLVKRQYGPWMMPAFRVLAKLKFLRGTALDVFGRTDERRTERALIGEYEALVHELLDGRLTRDTLPLAIELASLPDGIRGYGHVKENNLHAVRGKWERLLAQWRSPEGGQTRNVA, from the coding sequence ATGAACGCCCCGCTAGACGCAGGCCAGCGCGCATCGCTCGAAGCCGCGCTGCAATCCGTCACGCTAGACGACAAATACACGCTCGAACGCGGCCGCGCGTACATGAGCGGCATCCAGGCGCTCGTGCGCCTGCCGATGCTTCAGCAGGAGCGCGATCGCGCCGCAGGTCTGAATACCGCCGGCTTCATTTCCGGCTACCGGGGCTCGCCGCTCGGCGGGCTCGATCTGTCGCTGTGGAAGGCGAAACAGCACCTCGCCGCGCATCGGATCGTGTTCCAGCCCGGCCTCAACGAAGACCTCGCGGCGACGGCCGTCTGGGGTTCCCAGCAAGTCAATCTATATCCGGGCGCGAAGCATGACGGCGTGTTCGCGATGTGGTACGGCAAGGGCCCGGGCGTCGACCGCACGGGCGACGTGTTCAAGCACGCGAACTCGGCCGGCTCGGCGCCGCACGGCGGCGTGCTCGTGCTCGCGGGCGACGATCACGCGGCGAAGTCGTCGACGCTCGCGCATCAGTCGGAGCACATCTTCAAGGCATGCGGGCTGCCCGTGCTGTTCCCGTCGAACGTGCAGGAATATCTCGATTTCGGTCTGCACGGCTGGGCGATGAGCCGCTACTCTGGCCTGTGGGTCGCGCTGAAGTGCGTGACGGACGTCGTCGAATCGTCGGCTTCCGTCGACATCGATCCGCATCGCACCGAAATCGTGCTGCCGTCCGACTTCATCATGCCCGACGGCGGCCTGAACATCCGCTGGCCCGATCCGCCGCTCGTGCAGGAAGCGCGCCTGCTCGACTACAAGTGGTACGCGGCGCTCGCATACGTGCGCGCGAACAAGCTCGACCGCATCGAGATCGATTCCCCCAACGCGCGCTTCGGCATCGTCACGGGCGGCAAGGCGTACCTCGACGTGCGCCAGGCGCTCGTCGATCTCGGTCTCGACGACGAAACCTGCGCGCGGATCGGCATTCGTCTCTACAAGGTCGGCTGCGTGTGGCCGCTCGAGGCGCAAGGCGCACAAGCGTTCGCGCGCGGGCTCGACGAGATCCTCGTCGTCGAGGAAAAGCGCCAGATTCTCGAATACGCGATCAAGGAAGAGTTGTACAACTGGCCGGACGGCCAGCGACCGCGCGTCTTCGGCAAATTCGACGAGAAGGACGGCGCGGGCGGCGAATGGTCGGTGCCGATGGGCAACTGGCTGCTGCCCGCGCACTACGAGCTGTCGCCCGCGATCATCGCGAAGGCGATCGCGACGCGGCTCGATAAGTTCGAACTGCCGTCCGACGTGCGCGCGCGGATCGCCGCGCGGATCGCGGTGATCAACGCGAAGGAAACCGCGCTCGCGAAGCCGCACGTGACGATCGAGCGCAAGCCGTGGTTCTGCTCCGGCTGCCCGCACAACACGTCGACGAACGTGCCCGACGGCTCGCGCGCGATCGCGGGCATCGGCTGCCACTACATGACGGTCTGGATGGACCGCAGCACGAGCACGTTCAGCCAGATGGGCGGCGAAGGCGTGCCGTGGATCGGCCAGGCGCCGTTCACCGACGAAAAACACGTGTTCGCGAACCTCGGCGACGGCACCTACTTCCACTCGGGCCTCCTCGCGATTCGCGCGGCGATCGCGTCGAAGGCGAACATCACGTACAAGATTCTCTACAACGACGCGGTCGCGATGACGGGCGGGCAGCCCGTCGACGGGGTGCTGACGGTGCCGCAGATCACGCACCAGCTCGCGTCGGAAGGCGCGAAGAGGATCGTGATCGTCACCGACGAGCCGCAGAAATACGACGGCCACACGTCGCTGCTCGCGCCGGGCGTGACGATCCATCATCGCGATCGGTTCGACGACGTCCAGCGCGCGCTGCGCGAGATCGAAGGCACGACGATCCTGATCTACGACCAGACCTGCGCGACCGAGAAGCGCCGCCGCCGCAAGCGCGGCGCGTATCCGGATCCGGCAAAGCGCGTCGTGATCAACGAGGCGGTCTGCGAAGGCTGCGGCGACTGCTCGGTGCAGTCGAACTGCCTGTCGGTCGAGCCGCTCGAGACCGAATTCGGCACGAAGCGGCAGATCAACCAGTCGACCTGCAACAAGGATTTCTCGTGCGTGAAGGGCTTCTGCCCGAGCTTCGTGACCATCGAAGGCGGCAAGCTGCGCAAGCCGAAGGCCGCGTCGGCCGACGCGCGCGCGCTGCCGCCGATCCCCGAGCCGGCGCTGCCCGCGATCGACCGCGCGTACGGCGTGCTCGTCACAGGCGTCGGCGGCACCGGCGTCGTGACGATCGGCGCGCTGCTCGGAATGGCCGCGCACCTCGAAAGCAAAGGCGTGACGGTGCTCGACGTGACGGGCCTCGCGCAAAAGGGCGGCGCGGTGATGAGCCACGTGCAGATCTCGTACGCGCCCGCCGACATCCACGCGACCCGCATCGCGATGGGCGAAGCCGATCTCGTGATCGGCTGCGACGCGATCGTCACGGCGGGCGACGAATGCACGTCGCGGATGCGTCACGGCGTGACGCGCGTCGTCGTCAACAGCGCGAAGACGCCGACCGCCGAGTTCATCAAGAATCCGAAGTGGTCGTTCCCGGGCGCGAGCGCCGAGCTCGACATCCGCGCGGCGGCGGGCGATGCGGTCGATCTCGTCGACGCGAGCCGCTTCGCGGTCGCGCTGCTGGGCGACGCGATCTACACGAATCCGTTCGTGCTCGGCTACGCGTGGCAGCGCGGCTGGCTGCCGCTCACGCACGCGTCGCTCGTGCGCGCGATCGAGCTGAACGGCGTGCAGGTCGAGCAGAATCGCGCGGCGTTCGAATGGGGCCGTCGCGCGGCCTTCGATCCGGCGAGCGTGCGCGCCGGGGCGGCGGGCGGTGTGCAAGCGGGCGCGACGGTGATCTCGCTGCATACGAAGAAGGCGATCGACGCGCTGATCGCGACGCGCGTCGAGCACCTGAGCGCGTATCAGAACGCCGCGTACGCGGCGCGCTTCTCGGCCGCCGTCCACAAAGTGCGCGAAGCCGAGCGCACGCTCGGCGCCGACACCGCGCAGGAGCCGCTCACCGAGGCGGTCGTGCGCAATCTCTACAAGCTGATGGCGTACAAGGACGAATACGAGGTCGCGCGGCTGCAGTCCGATCCTGCGTTCGCCGCGAAGCTCGCCGAGCAGTTCGAAGGCGACTGGAAGCTCAGGTTCCACCTCGCGCCGCCGCTCTTCGCTAAGAAGGATGCGCGCGGCCGCCTCGTCAAGCGGCAATACGGACCGTGGATGATGCCGGCGTTTCGCGTGCTCGCGAAGCTGAAGTTCTTGCGCGGCACCGCGCTCGACGTGTTCGGCCGCACCGACGAACGGCGCACCGAGCGCGCACTGATCGGCGAATACGAGGCGCTCGTGCACGAGTTGCTCGACGGCCGGCTCACGCGCGACACACTGCCGCTCGCGATCGAGCTCGCGAGCCTGCCGGACGGCATCCGCGGCTATGGGCACGTGAAGGAGAACAACCTGCACGCGGTGCGCGGAAAGTGGGAGCGGTTACTCGCGCAGTGGCGCTCGCCGGAGGGCGGCCAGACGCGAAACGTCGCGTAG
- the hppD gene encoding 4-hydroxyphenylpyruvate dioxygenase: MQFPTWDNPVGTDGFEFIEYTAPDPKALGQLFERMGFTAVARHRHKDVTLYRQGDINFIINAEPASFAQRFARLHGPSICAIAFRVQDAAKAYKHALELGAWGFDNKTGPMELNIPAIKGIGDSLIYFVDRWKGKNGAKPGAIGDISIYDVDFEPIPGADPNPVGHGLSYIDHLTHNVHRGRMQEWAEFYERLFNFREVRYFDIEGKVTGVKSKAMTSPCGKIRIPINEEGSDTAGQIQEYLDAYHGEGIQHIALGATDIYKAVDGLRAKSVALLDTIDTYYELVDRRVPNHGEPLDELRKRKILIDGARDDLLLQIFTENQIGPIFFEIIQRKGNQGFGEGNFKALFESIELDQIRRGVVQDKA; encoded by the coding sequence ATGCAATTCCCCACCTGGGACAATCCCGTCGGTACCGACGGCTTCGAATTCATCGAATACACCGCCCCCGATCCGAAAGCGCTCGGCCAACTATTCGAGCGGATGGGCTTCACCGCGGTCGCCCGTCACCGCCACAAGGACGTGACGCTGTACCGCCAGGGCGACATCAACTTCATCATCAATGCCGAGCCGGCCTCGTTCGCGCAGCGCTTCGCACGGCTGCACGGGCCGTCGATCTGCGCAATCGCATTCCGCGTGCAGGACGCCGCGAAGGCATACAAGCACGCGCTCGAGCTGGGCGCATGGGGCTTCGACAACAAGACGGGCCCGATGGAGCTGAACATCCCGGCAATCAAGGGGATCGGCGATTCGCTGATCTATTTCGTCGACCGCTGGAAGGGCAAGAACGGCGCGAAGCCGGGCGCGATCGGCGACATCAGCATCTACGACGTCGATTTCGAGCCGATTCCGGGCGCCGATCCGAACCCGGTCGGCCACGGCCTCAGTTACATCGATCACCTGACCCACAACGTCCATCGCGGCCGGATGCAGGAATGGGCGGAGTTCTACGAGCGCCTGTTCAACTTCCGCGAGGTCCGCTACTTCGACATCGAAGGCAAGGTGACGGGCGTGAAGTCGAAGGCGATGACGTCGCCGTGCGGCAAGATCCGGATTCCGATCAACGAGGAAGGCTCGGACACCGCGGGCCAGATTCAGGAATACCTGGACGCGTATCACGGCGAAGGCATTCAGCACATCGCGCTCGGCGCGACCGACATTTACAAGGCGGTCGACGGCCTGCGCGCGAAGAGCGTGGCGCTGCTCGACACGATCGACACGTACTACGAGCTCGTCGATCGCCGCGTGCCGAACCACGGCGAGCCGCTCGACGAACTCCGCAAACGCAAGATCCTGATCGACGGCGCGCGCGACGACCTGCTGCTGCAGATCTTCACCGAAAACCAGATCGGGCCGATCTTCTTCGAGATCATCCAGCGCAAGGGCAACCAGGGCTTCGGCGAAGGCAACTTCAAGGCACTGTTCGAATCGATCGAGCTCGATCAGATCCGCCGCGGCGTCGTGCAGGACAAGGCGTAA
- a CDS encoding Lrp/AsnC family transcriptional regulator, which produces MAHVELDAIDRRILAILQENGRLSNQDIAERVNLSPSPCLRRIRRLEEMGVITGYVALLDPQKLGLDLLAYVSVRLEKRGGVVPARGDETSARAGATHAELFRAAVQAWPEVVACHAMTGDMDYLLRVQVEDMAHFSRFMQEQLLHHPSVIDVKTSFSLERFKETTALPIR; this is translated from the coding sequence ATGGCGCACGTGGAATTGGATGCGATTGACCGGCGCATTCTTGCGATTCTTCAGGAGAACGGGCGCTTGTCGAACCAGGACATCGCCGAGCGGGTGAATCTGTCGCCGAGCCCGTGTCTGCGGCGAATCCGCCGGCTCGAGGAGATGGGCGTGATTACCGGCTATGTCGCGCTGCTCGACCCGCAGAAGCTCGGGCTCGACCTGCTCGCCTACGTGAGCGTGCGCCTGGAGAAGCGCGGCGGCGTCGTGCCCGCGCGCGGCGACGAGACGTCCGCGCGCGCGGGCGCGACGCACGCCGAGTTGTTCCGCGCGGCGGTGCAGGCGTGGCCGGAGGTCGTCGCGTGCCACGCGATGACGGGCGACATGGACTATCTGCTGCGCGTGCAAGTCGAGGACATGGCGCATTTTTCTCGCTTCATGCAGGAGCAGCTGCTGCACCATCCGTCGGTGATCGACGTGAAAACGAGCTTCTCGCTCGAGCGCTTCAAGGAGACGACCGCGCTGCCGATCCGCTGA
- a CDS encoding GNAT family N-acetyltransferase, whose product MNKPDLRPADAVGVAGPAPVLVRELASGDRQQLLTHFLALDEDDRLLRFGQAVPDHVIENYVRTIDFGRDTVFGVFDHALELIGVGHLAYLPAEGDKRTAEFGVSVLERARGQGVGSKLFERAAIRSRNTHVTTLYMHCLSRNATMMHIAKKSGMRIEYAYGEADAYLSLPPADHSTIIAEMMQEQAAVFDYALKRQARRATQIFESLLPAGLTA is encoded by the coding sequence ATGAACAAGCCAGACCTTCGCCCTGCCGATGCGGTCGGCGTCGCCGGTCCCGCGCCAGTTCTCGTTCGGGAACTGGCTTCCGGCGACCGTCAACAACTGCTCACCCACTTTCTCGCGCTCGACGAAGACGATCGTCTGCTGCGCTTCGGTCAAGCGGTGCCCGATCACGTGATCGAGAATTACGTCCGCACGATCGACTTCGGCCGCGACACCGTGTTCGGCGTGTTCGACCACGCGCTCGAACTGATCGGCGTCGGCCATCTCGCCTATCTGCCCGCGGAAGGCGACAAGCGCACCGCCGAATTCGGCGTGTCGGTGCTCGAACGCGCGCGCGGCCAGGGCGTCGGCTCGAAGCTGTTCGAACGCGCCGCGATCCGCAGCCGCAACACGCACGTCACGACGCTGTACATGCACTGCCTGTCGCGCAACGCGACGATGATGCACATCGCGAAGAAGTCCGGAATGCGCATCGAGTACGCGTACGGCGAAGCCGATGCGTATCTGTCGCTGCCGCCCGCCGACCACTCGACGATCATCGCCGAGATGATGCAGGAGCAGGCGGCCGTGTTCGACTACGCGCTCAAGCGCCAGGCGCGACGCGCGACGCAGATCTTCGAATCGCTGCTGCCCGCGGGCCTCACCGCGTAA
- a CDS encoding TetR/AcrR family transcriptional regulator, with protein sequence MARTRAPDHESQREQILDLAAAKFAQTSYPSTSMTDLANASGTSKARLYHYYEGKEAILFDLLDRYTKRLMLIIAEVEGASQRRGLTEREAFAELVQAFLVEYETSHSRHVALLNDVKYLEDTQRQIILGRQRDIVAAFARQLARAYPERISKDNQTPVTMMVFGMINWTFTWLKPGGRLGYRDFAEQVIGMIEHGLGG encoded by the coding sequence ATGGCCCGCACCCGAGCCCCCGATCACGAATCCCAGCGCGAACAGATCCTCGATCTCGCCGCCGCCAAGTTTGCGCAGACGAGCTACCCGAGCACGTCGATGACCGACCTCGCGAACGCGAGCGGCACGTCGAAGGCGCGGCTTTATCACTATTACGAGGGCAAGGAAGCGATCCTGTTCGACCTGCTCGACCGCTACACGAAGCGGCTGATGCTGATCATCGCCGAGGTCGAGGGCGCGAGCCAGCGGCGCGGGCTCACCGAGCGCGAAGCGTTCGCCGAGCTCGTGCAGGCGTTCCTCGTCGAATACGAGACGTCGCACAGCCGCCACGTCGCGCTGCTGAACGATGTGAAGTACCTCGAGGACACGCAGCGCCAGATCATCCTCGGCCGCCAGCGCGACATCGTCGCCGCATTCGCGCGCCAGCTCGCGCGCGCGTATCCGGAGCGAATCTCGAAGGACAACCAGACGCCCGTGACGATGATGGTGTTCGGGATGATCAACTGGACGTTCACGTGGCTGAAGCCGGGCGGCCGCCTCGGTTATCGCGACTTCGCCGAGCAGGTGATCGGCATGATCGAGCACGGCCTGGGCGGCTGA
- a CDS encoding DUF1835 domain-containing protein: MSTIHVTMGGSAAASLRIALADAGRDESVVELFDDLSIGPLRGADDTPEVRAAFWERVIGDVQQDWTAGLGDDSATLETLAAGTGQVVVWHAHSVADQLMLRRVAYHLRNTPQRLNEVRLSSADIDDPQAWVRLRADQATATGIFSPAQLLAKLPEAAPISVLRISRLALEWQEAKQANAELRYWICNTFKSGHYADIDALVLEHAPDEWGPAARTVGAVMAFADRGHLFVGDTIAFWRCRELAAAGRIELQGAAHSIDHLKTATLRVAPAVAVPR; this comes from the coding sequence ATGAGCACCATCCACGTGACCATGGGCGGCTCCGCCGCCGCTTCTCTTCGCATCGCGCTCGCCGACGCGGGCCGCGACGAAAGCGTCGTCGAGCTGTTCGACGATCTGTCGATCGGCCCGCTGCGCGGCGCCGACGACACGCCGGAGGTCCGCGCGGCGTTCTGGGAGCGCGTGATCGGCGACGTGCAGCAGGACTGGACGGCCGGGCTCGGCGACGACTCCGCGACACTCGAGACGCTCGCGGCCGGCACGGGCCAGGTTGTCGTCTGGCACGCGCACAGCGTCGCCGATCAGCTGATGCTAAGGCGCGTCGCCTACCATCTGCGCAACACGCCGCAGCGCCTCAACGAGGTGCGGCTGTCGAGCGCGGACATCGACGATCCGCAAGCGTGGGTGCGGCTGCGCGCCGACCAGGCGACGGCCACCGGCATCTTCTCGCCCGCCCAGCTCCTCGCGAAGCTGCCGGAAGCGGCGCCGATCTCGGTGCTGCGGATCAGCCGGCTCGCGCTCGAATGGCAGGAAGCGAAGCAAGCGAACGCCGAGCTGCGCTACTGGATCTGCAATACGTTCAAGAGCGGCCACTACGCGGACATCGACGCGCTCGTGCTCGAGCATGCGCCCGACGAATGGGGTCCCGCCGCGCGCACGGTCGGCGCGGTGATGGCGTTCGCCGACCGCGGCCACCTGTTCGTCGGCGACACGATCGCGTTCTGGCGCTGCCGCGAGCTCGCGGCGGCCGGCCGCATCGAGCTGCAGGGCGCCGCCCATTCGATCGACCATCTGAAGACGGCGACGCTGCGCGTCGCGCCCGCCGTCGCCGTCCCCCGCTAA
- the paaE gene encoding 1,2-phenylacetyl-CoA epoxidase subunit PaaE, translating to MATPQFHPLRIRDVRPETADAVTVSFEVPPELRDAYRFTQGQFVTLKAHVDGEETRRSYSICVGTTDYDRDGELRIGIKRVRGGRFSNFAFDTLKPGHMIDVMTPDGRFFTHLNADHGKQYVAFAGGSGITPVLAIVKTTLELEPRSAFTLIYGNRSVDSIMFAEELEDLKNRFMDRFVLYHVLSDDLQDVELFNGVLDQAKCAAFLDSLVPAATIDEAFICGPAPMMDAAEAALTAAGVPHERVHVERFGTPLPQAGVPAVEITDDMPAADLEIVLDGKKRKLRLPYEGVSLLDVGLRAGLALPYACKGGVCCTCRAKVLEGEVRMEKNYTLEPQEIADGFVLTCQCHPVSDKVVVSYDDR from the coding sequence ATGGCGACTCCGCAATTCCATCCACTGCGCATTCGCGACGTGCGGCCCGAGACCGCCGACGCCGTCACGGTGTCGTTCGAGGTGCCGCCCGAGCTGCGCGACGCGTACCGCTTCACGCAGGGCCAGTTCGTCACGCTGAAGGCGCACGTCGACGGCGAGGAAACCCGCCGCTCGTACTCGATCTGCGTCGGCACGACCGACTACGATCGCGACGGCGAGCTGCGCATCGGCATCAAGCGCGTGCGCGGCGGCCGCTTCTCGAACTTTGCGTTCGATACGCTCAAGCCCGGCCATATGATCGACGTGATGACGCCGGATGGCCGCTTCTTCACGCACCTGAACGCCGACCACGGCAAGCAGTACGTTGCGTTCGCAGGCGGCTCGGGGATCACGCCCGTGCTCGCGATCGTCAAGACGACGCTCGAGCTCGAGCCGCGGAGCGCGTTCACGCTGATCTACGGCAACCGCAGCGTCGACTCGATCATGTTCGCCGAGGAACTCGAGGATCTGAAGAACCGCTTCATGGATCGATTCGTTCTCTATCACGTGCTGTCGGACGACTTGCAGGACGTCGAGCTGTTCAACGGCGTGCTCGACCAGGCCAAATGCGCGGCGTTCCTCGATTCGCTCGTGCCCGCCGCGACGATCGACGAAGCATTCATCTGCGGCCCGGCGCCGATGATGGATGCCGCCGAGGCCGCGCTCACCGCGGCCGGCGTGCCGCACGAGCGGGTGCACGTCGAGCGCTTCGGCACGCCGCTGCCGCAGGCGGGCGTGCCCGCCGTCGAGATCACCGACGACATGCCCGCCGCCGACCTCGAGATCGTGCTCGACGGCAAGAAGCGCAAGCTGCGCCTGCCGTACGAAGGCGTGAGCCTCCTCGACGTCGGGCTACGCGCGGGCCTCGCGCTGCCGTACGCGTGCAAGGGCGGCGTGTGCTGCACGTGCCGCGCGAAGGTGCTCGAAGGCGAGGTGCGGATGGAGAAGAACTACACGCTCGAGCCGCAGGAAATCGCCGACGGCTTCGTACTCACCTGCCAATGCCATCCGGTCAGCGACAAGGTCGTCGTCAGCTACGACGATCGATAG
- the paaD gene encoding 1,2-phenylacetyl-CoA epoxidase subunit PaaD: MSALPASASDQTTTAIDGAGNGRTASAHGDAPLVARAWVALEAVPDPEIPVVSIRDLGILRDVRHAADGTLEVVITPTYSGCPAMQQIAEDIDAALRRAGIAPHRTVTVLAPAWTTDWITADAREKLRAYGIAPPVGQCGSVGDTGTALAQRVVRFMPKPLAAPICPRCGSAHTERLAQFASTACKALYRCVDCREPFDYFKPY; this comes from the coding sequence ATGTCAGCCCTCCCCGCATCCGCCTCCGACCAAACGACCACCGCCATCGACGGCGCGGGCAACGGCCGCACCGCCTCCGCGCACGGCGACGCTCCGCTCGTCGCCCGCGCATGGGTCGCGCTCGAAGCCGTGCCCGATCCGGAAATTCCGGTCGTGTCGATCCGCGATCTCGGCATCCTGCGCGACGTGCGCCATGCCGCTGACGGCACGCTCGAAGTCGTCATCACGCCGACCTACTCCGGCTGCCCGGCAATGCAGCAGATCGCGGAAGATATCGACGCCGCGCTGCGACGGGCCGGTATAGCGCCGCACCGGACCGTGACCGTGCTCGCGCCCGCATGGACGACCGACTGGATCACCGCCGACGCCCGCGAGAAGCTCCGCGCCTATGGCATCGCGCCGCCCGTCGGCCAATGCGGCAGCGTCGGCGACACCGGCACCGCCCTCGCGCAGCGCGTCGTGCGCTTCATGCCGAAGCCGCTCGCCGCGCCCATCTGTCCACGCTGCGGCTCCGCGCACACCGAGCGGCTCGCGCAGTTCGCGTCGACCGCGTGCAAGGCGCTCTATCGCTGCGTCGACTGCCGCGAACCCTTCGACTACTTCAAACCTTATTGA
- the paaC gene encoding 1,2-phenylacetyl-CoA epoxidase subunit PaaC has product MTTTPQHLAYLLRLADNALILGQRNAEWCGHGPVLEEDIALTNMSLDLIGQARLLYTHAAELERQLTGAARTEDDYAYFRTEREFANYTFVELPHYGPLCGTAHAELDYAVTVVRNFFYSTLMLHVWSALEASGDAQLAAIAAKSLKETRYHEHHAREWLIRFGDGTDESHRRALAALDYLTPYTREFFAADAVDDAAAAAGIGPAIASLEPAWRADVDATLAEATLALPAAGEYVPTGKRGEHSEHMGYLLAELQSVARQYPGASW; this is encoded by the coding sequence ATGACGACGACCCCACAACACCTCGCCTACTTGCTGCGCCTCGCCGACAACGCGCTGATCCTCGGTCAGCGCAACGCCGAATGGTGCGGCCACGGTCCGGTCCTCGAGGAAGACATCGCGCTCACGAACATGAGCCTCGACCTGATCGGCCAGGCGCGCCTGCTGTATACGCACGCGGCCGAGCTCGAGCGGCAGCTCACCGGCGCCGCGCGGACCGAGGACGACTACGCGTACTTCCGCACCGAGCGCGAATTCGCGAATTACACGTTCGTCGAGCTGCCGCACTACGGCCCGCTCTGCGGCACCGCGCACGCGGAGCTCGACTACGCGGTGACCGTCGTGCGCAACTTCTTCTATTCGACGCTGATGCTGCATGTCTGGAGCGCGCTCGAGGCGTCGGGCGACGCGCAGCTCGCGGCGATCGCGGCGAAGTCGCTGAAGGAGACGCGCTATCACGAGCACCACGCGCGCGAATGGCTGATCCGCTTCGGCGACGGCACCGATGAGTCGCATCGCCGCGCGCTCGCCGCGCTCGACTATCTGACGCCATACACGCGCGAGTTCTTCGCGGCGGACGCCGTCGACGACGCGGCGGCCGCGGCCGGCATCGGCCCGGCGATCGCGTCGCTCGAGCCGGCGTGGCGCGCGGACGTCGATGCGACGCTCGCCGAGGCGACGCTCGCGCTGCCTGCGGCCGGCGAATACGTGCCGACCGGCAAGCGCGGCGAGCACTCCGAGCACATGGGCTATCTGCTCGCGGAGCTGCAGAGCGTCGCGCGCCAGTATCCGGGCGCGTCCTGGTAA
- the paaB gene encoding 1,2-phenylacetyl-CoA epoxidase subunit PaaB codes for MNKEWPIWEVFVRSKQGLDHKHCGSLHAADASMALRMARDVYTRRQEGVSIWVVPSAAITASDPNEKAEMFEPAGDKIYRHPTFYTLPDEINHM; via the coding sequence ATGAACAAAGAATGGCCAATCTGGGAAGTCTTCGTGCGCAGCAAGCAAGGGCTCGACCACAAGCACTGCGGAAGCCTGCACGCGGCCGACGCGTCGATGGCGCTGCGCATGGCGCGCGACGTCTATACGCGCCGCCAGGAAGGCGTGAGCATCTGGGTCGTGCCGTCGGCGGCGATCACCGCGTCCGATCCGAACGAAAAGGCCGAGATGTTCGAACCGGCGGGCGACAAGATCTATCGCCATCCGACGTTCTACACGCTGCCCGACGAAATCAACCACATGTGA